The genome window ccgttaaatatagtagttagataaagctaagaatataaagaaaatagaacgcgcccttaataatactaatatcgCCCCTACGGAgagggctaagtaataaaaactatacttagtaatagtataaataaatattacttttattagcgctcccgcttttaaaaaaaacttaaaGTAGAACGACGTTAAGAtaggctttatattactttataagcttaaccgtattatagaaaataaaaaagaggaggtagaccccttatataacgacgACTAAGTTACTCgcgaccttataataacgaaccTATTAAAGTATCTACGGCCCTAGACTAACGTTTTTAACAAGGCTACTAACGATATACTAGCGCCTTATAAGccgtataactataagatcgagctcctaaatagtaataaagaaaagctaacttactaccctctatataagtagttaataccCGAGCTAGAGGCCATaagggcctatttattagagcacttataaaagggatttatcGAGCTAAGTAATGCTCTTTTCGTATTaccgacgctatttataaaaaagcataATAGTAGCCTACGCTTCTACGTTAActtctataagcttaataaagttataaaaaaagactactacttattactacttattaataaaaccctCGCGCGGCTAAGTAGGGcgaaagtatttactaagctagaTATTAAGCAAGCCTTCTACCGTATTTAACTCGACCTAGCCTCTAAGGACTTAACGACGTTTAGAACCCGCTACGGGGcgtataagtataaggtaGTACCCTTTAGGCTTTATAACGAGCCTACTAtatactaacgatatataaacgagatactaatagagtacttagataacttctatataatatatataaataatatcctaatcttttCTAACGACCCTTTTTAGTATTAGGAGcacgttattaaagtactaaaccGCTTATAGAAAGTAGGCTTATAAgcggatattaagaagtgcgaatttagtattattattacgaagtacctaggcttcgtagttttaataaaaggtataTAACTAGATAAGAAAAAAGtctctatagttaaaaactaaaaactacctatattacttaaaggtATTTAGTCTTTCTTcgggttctataacttttataagaggtttataaaaaattacggCCGCTTAGCTAGGCCCCTTACGAGGCTAATAGGTaagggagttctttttaattttagcgCCAGCTATGAGACGGcctttaaagttataaagctagtactaacgTCAGTACCTATCCTCTACTACTTTAAGCTAGAGctactaacgtaattaaaaataaacgcctctaacttagtatacgctagggcgctattatagtaataagaaaataacgggttataatacttagtagccttctatttaaaaataataagcggcgcagagcttaactacgctatttataataaagaaatactaataataatactatacctAAAGGAATAGCGCGCGAAGCtcgtaagttataaatataagttcgacgttattataaactattaactactactattttttataactaagcgcctaCTTAACTTACGGTAAGCCCGCTAGGCTAGTACGCTAATagactttaatttttaaatctaTTACTACCTAAGGAAAAAAAACATACTAACTAACGCCCTCTCGcaaaaaatagaaaatatccgcacttagtaagtactaaaaaaggctaatagGATATAAgtccttatattactaagactaCTATTTCCTAATATCGTAGTAGAGCTACGGGCGCTACTAAGCGCCGCCGttagctaactatagcttataactagctcacttttattaaaaaacgagctataggggtacttactaataaaaaagattctaaagcttaataaggacCCTATTATAGCgtctcttatattaatacgagcgTTAGCGGCTAAAGGACGCGAGCgctagtctatttaaaacgatagattattaataataaataggaaaCTCGTAATACCTGAGGAGGAGAACCTccgtattatagttattcgcGAGGTCTATGAGTAAAAACTCCTCGCTTACCCGGGgcgtaataaggttataaaaataattaaatagtaatactactagccgggcctaatagtaaatacttattaatacgtttagaactactatacttattactagttataaaagccgcGCGATAAACCCTTAGAAGAGCTAAGACCGCTATTAGTACCTAACTACccatagtaatatatctctactgactttataactatccctactaattaaaaaggatttaataatatataggtagTAATAGACCGCCTGGGCAAAAGGGCGatatttattctttattataagactactataataaaagatataagctAGATGTTTTATAAGCGGGTGCTACTTATTTTCGGCCTattagaaattattatatcggaccgaggcccctaatttatcTCCGACTTTTAGGGGGAGCTCTATAAGATTTATAGAgttaagctatagctattaataatagattacttataaacggacggctagatagaagtactaaactaatatatcctataatagttaagatTACTAGTTAACCGATACTAAGAtaattagaataatatactacCTGCGGTCGACTTTACGTATACTacctaacttaataagactacggggctattattatataaaatagaattcggTCGCTAGCcacggcttttttttaactagtctAAGTAAACCCGCTAATTCggctctataaaaaagaagctaaacCGTATTAACGCGTAGCGTATAGCTTAAGGGATATATAAGGCCTAAGAGATCGCtaggggtaatataaaagtcgcTTAAGTacgatctaaaaaatatattaactaccgCTAGCACCCGGACGACCTAAAAATAAGAGACCGGGTCTTCGTTAATACCTCGTACTAAAAGTCTAccgatataaataaactatagtagctataagccggcctatagcttattattagtactaaataggggggtatataggtcgtagaattactaataagtagctaggtatACCCGGTTTTCTACTTAAGTAAGCTAAGGAAGGCTACTAACGACCTACTACCCGGGTAgaattaagagctattattactaattattaataacgacggCGAGCCGGAGTACGAGGtctttaaagtagttaagttACGCTTATATAGGGGAAAGCTATAGTACTAGGCGGACTAGAAAGGATACGACATAGATCTAACGTAGTACGacgtaaagagctttaagtatGCGCCGGCGGTGCTATAAgcgttctattactaatacctaattactaagggtctaCTATAgaacctaaatatataaataaaagctactGCGGCTAGTAATTTACTATTACCGAGGGACgacgataatataatagtagtaattacggctatagatTTGCTAAAATAAGggatattaagaggtttatttttCGGTACTGCGGATAGCGCCCTCTAGTAtagaggggggggtaatattatagtagtaggtaTTAGGGCCCCTATGGGCCCCGTggcttagccttaggctatgaggctaagctcttagtagttacgtaacgagctagaccgctaggcccaaagggctagctcgctagcttctgcccactgttctattttttccctctttacgttaagtctttagttaattaggttaatatagtaacgttccgacctaccttaagttccctttcgtaataGTAGTGCCTAAAAGGTAACTAAAACGGAGGagatataaagctattataaatagtacgaatctctccctattacgtatattatagcctatataaataggttataaataactctaGAGGCTACGGGCTTCGGGTATACTATTTACCGAGGACCGTAACTAATTTATCTTAGGTACTACCGCCTCCCCCGGGCCGaggtctttaatactaagataaaAGGGGCTATTATAGGTCTCTGCGCGGCGCTAGGGCTTAggaataagtttattataactattacggtctacttaaataactaagctactattaagtacctaaatagcaccccccccttatcctcttaatatactattctcGAGTTTAgggagcttattaagaacgCTAGGGTCCCCGTTACCTCCCGCTAGACGCCTagctataagggtattataaggaacgAAATAGCGGACtagttagttaaaaaaggcaCTACTATAAGTCcccttaacttacttatacgccccctaattactatttatattaagtatcgtACCTAGGAGAGatagctaactatacttcGGGGCTAGTAAAAGGATTACTAACTAGACTCTTATAGGGCCCtcgctttacttattaatagcgtagcGAGCCCTAAGCTAAAGTCGCTCACGCGACGCTAGCTttactagctctttttagcTAGGTCCGGCTATAGGGACTacgctatatactactacttatataattataataatactaacctccgctacttatataaaagggagaAGGTACCTAACTAtatctattactactatttagtCTTATATAGGGGCACGCTATAGTTCGCCCGAGCTAACTTcgtttagtattaacttagtaaagaccagtttacttatattatactactatagAGCTCCcggttttttattaatatctaccCGAAATAAACCGATATTTATTAGAATTAGGTTAGCGCGCGCGGaagtagctatagtaatactagacccgtatttattactaaatagtacggtTATAGTAGAGGTCTCGGGGTACCCCCCTTAgcccttatactaataaaccgACGCAATAGGACGTGCTATATAGTTCGTatcttaactaactatttagagTAGACCCTTTTAAGCTAAACCCCCCTAccgtaataagtttattaatacggctatTAGCTCCCCTAGcggatattaattttatagggCGAGTACGTCGATGCGGCTCGTTCGACTAGGATACGCAATAGGCTATATACCCCGTCGgccttataaagcttatatttacgtatagtaatactaatagtagtattactcTTTATCTACGTTATACTAACACTTTACCtcactatataatatattatattactttataatacgatatatattatatacctccTCCCTTTACcttactactttatattatactactctCCCTCTACTTACTAAAGGAGCTAGACTCTTTACCTCGGGcagtaatacttattatagcaTAACGACGGtcttcttataaatatatagaacactacttagttagtctattatattactagcacAATACTCGAACCTCGCTAGGTATATTTACCCTAGgttataagatattatagggGGCCATGCTTAGGTAAAAGGGTTAatcttagagtatatattatattatcttataggagggtattatataggctctacGGGGCATAGCATACGGTCTTGTAATTTTAACGCGATATAGTCGCCTTTTGCCTTACTTAAGGACATCACGGCGTAAAATGGTATAAATAAACAAATAATAGAAGATCAATTTGACTTCGCTTACTGTGGGGACATGGTTCACATATGGTTGATCAACCATTGTGCTCATGGTATGCTCAACAGAGCGGTCCGCGAACTCATAGTATGTATGCTCATCCCAGATGGCCTCAAGATCGAAATAAGGCCCGCCAATAAGCGACTTGAGAAATGTCAAGTTTCTGGTGTGAGACAGAGACTCTGACCAGTAATCGAAATCTTCATGAAATGGCGTCGCAAGCCTGAATGACTTAGCCTTTGCGTATCGATACGTGGTGATGCCCTCGGTCTTTTTTGTCTCAGACGGTGCTTGGCCACCAGCAAGGTGACACAGCATGGGGATTTTGGATTTCTCGAGGGTATTCTCATCGCTGGAATCTGCATATACAACAGCTCCCACAATATCTGGGAAGATGCAAGCCACCCCAGCAATCTTATTCCATAACGTTGGGTCAAACGCTGGAAAGAGTCTTAGTTCGTGTGAACAGTCTTTGCGATACCGAAGGGTACAATCACTCAACGAACATACCGACAACTCCGAACCTGCTATCTTTCTCCAGCTTGCTGCAGTCTTTCAGTGCTTTCAAAGCAGTCTGTAAGACATCTGTGGCAAGGCTCGGATTAGTCAACGCCTTGGCTTGGATCTCCACCACGACGAAACCCTCTTCCGCCCACTTGATGAGAGCAGAGGGTACTCCTTCGACAATGTCCAGGTGTTGCGTCGAATCATGTTGCAGTATAATGAGGCCCTTTCCGTAGCCTCGGCGCGAGAGCGGCGGCAGCAACGTGACGCCCTCGCTGATGCACTGTGGTTCAGCCTTTGGCAGTGGCGCAGGGGGCTTGCTGATATCCGCATACATTTTGAGAAAGTCTTGTGGTAGTGGTATCAGATTCAACGGTGTAGCTTGAAGAGCAATGTTTAGGGGTTGTCAGCTGCGAGTCTAGTCTATACGTTGAGTTCGGGGTTCAATCAAGGCACTCAAGCGATCAACACGGATTACCTGGGATGGACCATGCGTTGCGCTTGACGTTCCGATGGCATGGTCACACTTGATACGGAAACCTTGTTTTAGCGCATAGAGCACAGCTGACAAGGCCCTAGAGCTGTATTCCTTGTATCCGGTGTACCGCGGGGTGAGCTTCCGTTGGATGGTGTAGGAGCGTGCGTTCCGTTCCGTTCGGAAGTTCCGCGATAAGCACTCAGACGGCGACAACAATCCCCGGCTAGCACCACATTCGCTGTTACGCGCGCTTGGACTCGCTGAGCCACGTTACGGGGCAGACGATCATTGAGAACATGGGTAAGGGTACCTGTCATGAATTCTTCAGCAGTAGCCGCTTTTCCAGATGGAGCAACGATGGGCCGACGGTGTCTTGATGCTTCGATGCCTGGCTGTGCTCCGTAGTAGTGTCCTCGAAATTTGTTTGCGCGTGTAAACGCACGTATTTGATGAGATACTCGCTCATAAGTGTGCTTCAGAAACTTCTGCAATACTCAAGGAAGACACACTTGTGCATCTTTCGCGCATCGACGGGGCCTTGAGAGTTACCTTAGTCGTATCTCAGACGCCACGCAACGCAACCAACGCCTGATCATGACGGTCAAGGTCTCGAATCTGGAATGattccgccgccgcctgaTCCATATTTCGACAACCAATCTCTCGTAAGTGACATGATAGGCACAAGGGCTGACGGGCCCAATTTCGATAAGTTCCTAATGCGTGTTGGTGGTTCCGGAAGCACCACCGGAATCTATCCCTATACCCTGCCGCGGCGGCCTAACACTGACACAACCCCTGTCAACCAGCCATCAATCTGGGGTAACTCGACAGTAACTGGATATGGGCAGACGGCTTCGATATGTAAAGCTGGGTTTGTCTCATGTGCAGATGGGCTTTGATCTCTTCATGATTCATCGTTTTATATCTTGACTCTAAACTCGAAATTGAACAGAGTCTTGCGCCACTCGTTCAC of Colletotrichum lupini chromosome 8, complete sequence contains these proteins:
- a CDS encoding carboxymethylenebutenolidase is translated as MYADISKPPAPLPKAEPQCISEGVTLLPPLSRRGYGKGLIILQHDSTQHLDIVEGVPSALIKWAEEGFVVVEIQAKALTNPSLATDVLQTALKALKDCSKLEKDSRFGVVAFDPTLWNKIAGVACIFPDIVGAVVYADSSDENTLEKSKIPMLCHLAGGQAPSETKKTEGITTYRYAKAKSFRLATPFHEDFDYWSESLSHTRNLTFLKSLIGGPYFDLEAIWDEHTYYEFADRSVEHTMSTMVDQPYVNHVPTTN